The Syngnathus scovelli strain Florida chromosome 18, RoL_Ssco_1.2, whole genome shotgun sequence genomic interval GACCTTTTAGTGACACCAACACCAGTTCTGGAACCTGTCTAGCAcgctttgtatgtattgtaaacTCTTATGCAATTTTGGAAAGttcaaataccccccccccccccccccccccccttctctggTGAATTCAACGCTTCTTCCTACCCTACGAACCACCTCCGATTTTCTTGGAAATCAATTCCCTAATCTTTCCATAATCCTTCTCGCAAACGTAACCTCCTTCGTGGAAATAATGAGGGTCTTAAAAGCAGATTTTAGTGGCGGCCGCGGTCAGCCGGTTGGGCCCCCGGCCCGAACAATGGTCCCCCTGTGGCGCTGCAAACTGAAAGCTGTTTCATGTCCACGCGTCTGCGGTGACGCGGCGAAGGGCGCGCTCGTCGCCCTCTATCAATGGCCAGCATTTAGCGCTATCGGCGGctggaggaagagagagagacgtCGGAATAATTTAGCGCCAAGGGGGAGTCGTTTTAGTCCAGAAGagcaaccaaaataaaaaactgcacaaacaaacaatttttatttcttctcataaacaaaagaaaaaaacaatccacTCGCTGTGAATGGATTATATTGAGTTTTCAACAGATGTTATCGTTCCAGTGGGGAGAGAGAGCGCATGTGCATGTCTTATCTTCTCGGCtatgcttttttgttgttgttcttgttgAGTAATCACGAGATCAAATCCGTTGCTACTTTGGTCTTTCAGGGTTTGGCTTGAAGGCACATACTGTCGGTCtgtggttatttatttttttatttcaccaaAGAGATTTATAGTGCGTGAAATGTATTAGTTTTAAAAGTGATTATGTGGGTTTTTAACACGTTGTGCGCTAGTCATCATTTTTATAGCCTGCAACTTGACAATTTTCTCAGCAATCGGCTTTATAACGCTCCAatccactagggggcagtataTTTCCTGAGAGGAGACTCTGctgtaacaatttttttttattttattttatttatttttttccctgtctCGGCCTCTTGCAGGTGAGCCAAGGCAACGTCCCAGGTGTAGAAAGTGCCTCCCTTGCCATGGACACAGAAGAAGGAGTGGAGGTGGTGTGGAACGAGGTGCTTTTCTCCGACAAGAAGGTCTTCAAAGCTCAGGAGGTACGCAGACTTAAAATATTTCTACTGATCATTTTCTAGTTGTTTTTCATAACATTTCTGGTctcttttttgtcatttttgtggTATAGGAGAAGATCAAGGAGATGTTTGAGAACCTAATGCAGGTGGAGCACCCTAACATTGTCAAGTTCCACAAGTACTGGCTTGATATGAAGGAAAGTCAGGCTCGGGTATGTTTTGACCTTTTCTGTGgacatttgtgtatgtgtgagcacctcatgttTGCTTACGTTACCGCCATGGACAGGTCATCTTCATCACCGAATACATGTCGTCGGGCAGCCTCAAGCAGTTTCTGAAGAAAACCAAAAAGAACCACAAGACCATGAACGTAAAGGTCGCTATTTCTCGGCTTAATCAATCACAATTAGTCTgcgtagaaaaaaaatgaacttaTCAATAATGCGTCTTAGTTgaaaaattgtgttttgtgCTTCAGGCCTGGAAAAGGTGGTGCACGCAGATCCTCTCTGCCCTCAGGTACTGTTTGATGACTTTTTTACAGCCCTGCTGCAACTGCGGCTCTTTTATTTATGTGACTTGCCCCCCTTGCAGTTACCTGCACTCCTGCGATCCGCCAATCATCCACGGCAACTTGACGTGCGACACCATCTTCATCCAGCACAACGGACTCATCAAGATCGGCTCAGGTGTGATCCCCCGCCAGGCATTCCGTGCTAGTACAGAAAAATAATTCATCTTTTGTCATCTTCTCTCCGCAGTGTGGCATCGGCTCTTTGTTAATGGTAAGTCCATTTGTTTACTTTCATCTCCGAGGTTATTACCCACATCATCGTCTTGTTTCTCTCCACTCGCCAGTTTTCCCTGACGCCAACGTCCAGGGAAAGGGGAGGCAACACCGTGGCGAGCAGAGGAATCTTCATTTTTTTGCACCAGAATATGGCGGTATGTTCACTAACTCAAACATGAACTGCTTGATGTTTCCTGcgtgtctccacccacttccatgtcttttttttcgcCAGCCGGCGAAGATGACTATGCCATCGACATCTTCTCCTTCGGCATCTGCGCTCTGGAGGTGAGAACCACTGCATGCATGAGTGccctcgtgtgtgtgcgttgacAGGCAATGTGTCACCCCTAGATGGCAGTGTTGGAGATCCAGGCTAACGGAGATGTGGCCGTCTCCAAGGAGGCCATCGTCAACGCGGGCCAATCCCTGGAGGACCCTCTCATGAGAGTATGAGCCACATTGTTTGCACTCACCTGCTGTTTACACTCACTTGCTAAACAAACAATGTTGCGTTAGCATAAATTGGAAGTCAGATGTTAGCAATCAAAATGGATGTCATCTCTATTCGCAGGAGTTTACGCAGTCGTGTTTGCACCCCGACGCCAAGCTCCGTCCGACCGCTCACGACCTCCTCTTCCACCGCGTCCTGTTTGAGGTGCACTCCCTTAAACTGTTGGCCGCCCACTGCCTCATCAGCaaccagtgtgagtttctctctCAGCAGCTTAAGGGAGTAATTCAATGgaaaattgaaaacatttggcttTATAGACTTGCTTCCCGAGAACTGCGTGGAAGAGAGGACCAAGTCCTTCGACCCGAACGCCGTCATGGCTGAGATTAAGCACGAAGACAGGCTCGGTGTTCAACTAaagtaatttttatttttaagtcttttcttttttggtaaCCCATAAATATTAAATGCTGAACTAGGCTGGCTTTTTATATCCCACAGGTACTCCCACGTGTCCCCTTTGGAGCTGGACAAGTTTCTGGAGGACGTCAAGTAAGTACACCGTCATTAACACCACCAGACGCATTCGCTGAGATGCTTATCACGTTGTCCATCAGGAACGGGATTTACCCCTTGATGAACTTCGCCTCGTCCCGGCCCCACCCCGTCCCCCGCGCCCTCTCCTTGTCTCAGGAGCAGGTGGAGACGGTCAAGACGCCCACGCCGGAGCCGCAGGAGACCGAGAGCAGGAAGGTTTGCCCTTTGCATATTACCGGTGGCATTTTTTAGcttgaaaaattatttttacatATGTCAAACATCATGTGTGTTATTAGGtcatccagatgcactgcaactTGGAGTCGAATGAGGAAGGGACCAAAACTCATGTGAGTCACGTTGTACATCAGGTACATTCCTGTAAGGCTCTTCTTATTGGGCTCCATCTTacaacaaatctttttttttttttttttaaatatctaatATTTAGAATCTTTTATCTTTACTCCAGCTTTCTTTATTTCTCAAGATGGACGACAAACTTCACCGCCAGCTTAGCTGTGACATCCTCCCCAGTAGGTTTACCACCCGACGCGAATGCTGCTTTCTCATTGGCTCGCTGTGTTTTGATGATGTCATGTATACCTTTCAGCCGACACATCCAAAGACCTCGCCAGCGAACTAGTTCACTACGCCTTCATAAATGAGGTACGCTATGTTTATTGTAGAATGGAAATTCAGGAAATGTGACCTATGAAAGAAATCTTTTTGAAAGGCCAAAATAAACAACTGACATCACATAGTTGCATTAGCAACATTAGCATTGAGCTAAAATgccttttccaagccaaagcttGGTGCCACTTTAATTGGGCTATATTTGTACACAAATAAATGTTTAAACTGCTGTCCATAATCTTCTCTTATTCCAGAattatacataaaataaatacattaaaaattaATTATACGAATGTACGTTCTTGTTCCTTTTGTCACTAAGGAGGACATTGAGAAGGTGGCCGGGTTCCTGGAGGACGCCATCAAGCGACACCGGCTACGAGCTCTGGCTTCTGGGAGCACGCACTGAGAGGAAGTCACAGCAGCTCCAGGACGGATGGCAATCAGGGCCTTTGAGGGGCCTTTTACAGCGGCCGACAGCTGGAAACAGAGGaagctgcagcaacactgagggaTGTGATGAAACCCAAAGGAGGCTCAAGGAAGACGTCACGGTGACCGGCAGAAAAGGGAAAAGGAGGACCGGGTGTGACGGTTGCGTTGGGATCGATTCCCTCCGAAGGGCGCGTTTGCCTTTAAACGTGTCAGTTCCGTGCCGGATGCCACCATTCTCAACATCCAGCCATCTTGTTGTCAAACGAAAGTTTTACTACGCGCCATTTTTGCACTCAAGTGTCCACCATGGCCAATCTCCCTTTTTTTGAAGTACTCCATCCATCATGCGCTGTTAACAGTCATTCACCGTGGACTTATTTATTATCGCGAAGCAACGCACAAGGTTGTCATGTCGATTTGCGCTCGCTAATATTTCTCACACTGCATTTCCTTTTAGCCTGCAGTGCTCTTAAGGGCTTTTCCCCTCTAAAATTGTTTTCAGTGCCAAAGAATTGTTGCAAAGTGCCTGATATGGCAACtaaacatgaacattttaagaCTAATAAACTAATTGGGAAAGGGTGACATTGAAgtgcatcttaaaaaaaaaaaggtagaccTCAATTCACTACTCCCTGCTAATCCAACAATAATTGACACTGTGACTAAAAAGGTCCAAAATTGCcgatagatgccacaagatggtggaaAAGCACAACTTTTCTATTTGAAATGGCTAAGAGTTCCTCCCCTGATGTGAATGTGCAAATGAACTTCAACTTGCCTCTTGTGCGTTGGATGTAAATATCATTTGGAGTCACTGACACTTAAAATCATGATTATTTGCTCACCagtgtaattcttttgctttatttttctgttgccctgtttgttttgtttgatttcATTGAGAAATGAGAATCTGTCCAaatttttattcagttttttgTAGTAGCTGAATCAGTACAGTACTGCTATATGCATAATAtttacatattattattattattattattggagcCCACTTGCATTCATTGTTTCTTCTTCCAACAAACAAATTGTGTCCTGAATATGTTTATTTGATGTCCCCTCGAAACTATTCCTATAGTGAATACTTGGAAagttaggaagaaaaaaaaaacatcagttacaTCAATTAACATCAATTTTGGTggacaacacacaaaaaaagtctgTGACCAAATTAAACAGGAAGTTGTCCATTTTAGTTTGAAGTAGCCATTTCAGATGAACTTCGATGTGAAAGGGGCCTGGTTGAAAAGAATAATTAGCCCCCAACACCAGTTTTATCCATCGACATGAAATTTGGTGAAGATATGGTTGTAAATTGCCTCCACTGGTTTTGTCTTTGTTCTGTCAATTCCAAATTTAATAACAGACTGTACAGTGACTGTTTTGGGTTTTACTTTGTCtatcgctgcagatggttacccAGAACCTTCCATACAGGCTGTGCAGTATACTATTTCTATGTGGCTTTTAGTTTACGAAGGATCCTACTCCAATGTGAAAGCTCTTGCTCTTCTACCATCTTGTAAGCTGCATGTTTGCATACATGGTACAATAATTGAAGAAAAACATTCACATTAGTCTTATCAGACAAGACTGTTGAATGAAACTTGCCTTTGGATGTGCTCTACTTAATTAAGCATTTGTAATATATTGTAGCAATGGCCGATAAATAAACTTGTGACATGTTCAGTGAGTCTGGAGTTATACATGAAGGATCTAAAGATgttagaacaaaaaaaaactacactgGCGTGATGGAtgaaaggaaggcagcaggtgtAAGAAGGCAGAAAACTGCAAAGAACGTGTAGTATTAAGGATCTAAAAGTAAAAAGGGAGAAGGTAGGAAACCAGGAAAGTAGGATTCGGCAACGTTGCAATAATCTAAGCAGGGTGGAAAAGAAGGTGGTCAGGTTTCTGTGTGGCGCACTGGCGCTGCACAACTTCCGTTCGCCTACGTCAAGGAGGCTGTGCTATCGCGAGATCCTGTCATTTCACCGTGTTTGAGAACTATCCCAAATCTCGCGATCGTGCCAGAGCGAGGGCCTCTCCAAGGAGGTGTGCTTCATGGCGGACACGGAGACTGCGGTAAATATTCGTCGTTGACAAAATTGCCTTTTAATCGGATTTCTACTCGAGCGGACGTCGGTTAACAAGTGCGCAGACTCTCTATCTCTTTATATGTTGTATTTGTAAAGCTGTATTGAGTATTTAGCGTGAAAGAAATGCGTTTTGCTTTGCGCGCCATTGTAATGAATGGCTAGCGATTGCTAATCAGGTAGCATCCGTGATAGCCATCCGAATCGGGCCCTAAATAATTTCATTGGTTTGATATCGGGCTGTATCATATCGCCAATTTTTGTGTATCATTAAACATCCCCAACGATTTTGAACTCAATGTCGCTTAGCTAAGTGATCGATTTACCCATTTTCTATCCCAATGCTTTGAATGAAGAGCAGCGTTGGCACCGCGCTAACCAGAACGCAGATTATTTGTTAGCATTATTGTTTCGTTGCTTGTTGCGTTGCATTATTCCTGTAATCTGAAgtcttattttatttcttatcaCCCTCCTGCAGGATTTGTTGAATTGTTGAAGAGTCTCCATCATTTCCCCCTCTGgggctttttttccctcagtgTGGTGGAGCCAACGCTCAGCGGCTTTGGTAGGTAAGGCAAGTTAATTTTTGACTGTTCCCAATTGCAACAAATGCGTATTAATTTTCTGTAGATGCTTACTATAATCCCCTAAAGTAGGATTCATCATTCAGGCCAAGTCTAGAAATGAATGCAATGTCGAGATGTTAAATTAAACGTATCTATTTACCTAAAtgcttattttttatatatatatataaaaaaataatcagaatACATGTAGACCTTATTTTATAGTTTTTATTCTTACAGGGAGTTGCAGTGATGACGATGGAGAATGGACAGGGCACAGGCTCTAAGCTTGGCCTGCCCCCGCTCACCCCGGAACAGCAGGAGGCGCTGCAGCGGGTAGCAAAGCACTTTTACAACCCTTCTTTTAAcccatcatttaaaaaaaatatattaacatTTGGAGGATTGAATGTCGCTTGCTTCCCGTGTGCCAGGCAAAGAAGTATGCCATGGAGCAGAGCATTAAGAGTGTGTTGGTGAAGCAGACCATTgcccatcagcagcagcagctcaccAATCTGCAGGTGAGATGtacattttatttccttgcGCGTTAGTTTGCCTAAACTTTAGGAAAACAATGTATCGGCTGCGCATTCTCTAAATTATAGATTTCCTATTCAAGTATCTCTTGtttcattaatttaaaaaaaaaaaagataaaaggcTCAATTGGATGCTCTTCCCCTCTTCTCCAccatgcaatgaaaaagcatgtGTAGAGCGTGTCCTGCTTGTGCCTCTTTGTTCTTTTTCAGGTGGCGGAAGTCCCTACGAAGGCATAGTTTTTTGTGTTTAGTATGTTTTGCTCAAAGGAAGCTTGTTTACTAATTGTGATGAAATTGTCATTTAAAATGGAGGAGGCAAGTCGCCAAACTGTATGTTGTTTAGTGGAAGAGTATGCTCAAAGAGTAGACAAGCACATTTGTCTGTCTAGGTGTCATGaccttcttttttgttttcacaaGTTAAGAAAAGCAAAAAGCTAAGGGATATCTAACCTACCTTTCAGCACCTTTTTCGTCTTTACTGTCTTTCAGATGGCAGCAGTGACTATGGGCTTTGGAGATCCTCTCTCACCTTTACAATCGGTCAATAGATTATTAAATTTTTTTCTGTGCGCAttctcaatgaaaaaaaaaaaaaaggacttttgATGTGGCACCAATCCCTGCATTTAAATCTTTGCATTCGAGTATTTTGTTAGCGTCCTTGTCGtaattgatttgaaaaagctttgagagacatttttaaaatggggCTTTTGCGTTTTTAGCTTCTGGGCAAGCAAGTTAGATAAAGTCGTTTCGCGTTTAAAGGTCTTCTAAGCAGCTTGTAGCACCATCCAAGCATGGCATAGTGGATGGTTAGCAGTCGTTGCGTTCGTGCGACTTAAACGTGAGCCTTGGTGTTGGAAAACACGTTTCGATTAGTCGTTGTTAAATTAAGACCTCTGTCCGATGTGTTTCTCGAGATTTTTGTTTGGATTTCGTATGAATTCcgcgattattattattttttttgtaccttACTTGCATCCCTGGACTACAGGTCAGTTTCTGAAGCCAAATGTTTGTAAGGGCTGTGCATGTCAATCACTTCAGTGTTTTCTCTGCCTTCATAAGTCATT includes:
- the nrbp2b gene encoding nuclear receptor-binding protein 2b isoform X1 produces the protein MTMSVPERKSGSEGKEEESEDESEILEESPCGRWQKRKEQVSQGNVPGVESASLAMDTEEGVEVVWNEVLFSDKKVFKAQEEKIKEMFENLMQVEHPNIVKFHKYWLDMKESQARVIFITEYMSSGSLKQFLKKTKKNHKTMNVKAWKRWCTQILSALSYLHSCDPPIIHGNLTCDTIFIQHNGLIKIGSVWHRLFVNVFPDANVQGKGRQHRGEQRNLHFFAPEYGAGEDDYAIDIFSFGICALEMAVLEIQANGDVAVSKEAIVNAGQSLEDPLMREFTQSCLHPDAKLRPTAHDLLFHRVLFEVHSLKLLAAHCLISNQYLLPENCVEERTKSFDPNAVMAEIKHEDRLGVQLKYSHVSPLELDKFLEDVKNGIYPLMNFASSRPHPVPRALSLSQEQVETVKTPTPEPQETESRKVIQMHCNLESNEEGTKTHVSHVVHQLSLFLKMDDKLHRQLSCDILPTDTSKDLASELVHYAFINEEDIEKVAGFLEDAIKRHRLRALASGSTH
- the nrbp2b gene encoding nuclear receptor-binding protein 2b isoform X2, translating into MTMSVPERKSGSEGKEEESEDESEILEESPCGRWQKRKEQVSQGNVPGVESASLAMDTEEGVEVVWNEVLFSDKKVFKAQEEKIKEMFENLMQVEHPNIVKFHKYWLDMKESQARVIFITEYMSSGSLKQFLKKTKKNHKTMNVKAWKRWCTQILSALSYLHSCDPPIIHGNLTCDTIFIQHNGLIKIGSVWHRLFVNVFPDANVQGKGRQHRGEQRNLHFFAPEYGAGEDDYAIDIFSFGICALEMAVLEIQANGDVAVSKEAIVNAGQSLEDPLMREFTQSCLHPDAKLRPTAHDLLFHRVLFEVHSLKLLAAHCLISNQYLLPENCVEERTKSFDPNAVMAEIKHEDRLGVQLKYSHVSPLELDKFLEDVKNGIYPLMNFASSRPHPVPRALSLSQEQVETVKTPTPEPQETESRKVIQMHCNLESNEEGTKTHVSHVVHQMDDKLHRQLSCDILPTDTSKDLASELVHYAFINEEDIEKVAGFLEDAIKRHRLRALASGSTH
- the nrbp2b gene encoding nuclear receptor-binding protein 2b isoform X4: MTMSVPERKSGSEGKEEESEDESEILEESPCGRWQKRKEQVSQGNVPGVESASLAMDTEEGVEVVWNEVLFSDKKVFKAQEEKIKEMFENLMQVEHPNIVKFHKYWLDMKESQARVIFITEYMSSGSLKQFLKKTKKNHKTMNVKAWKRWCTQILSALSYLHSCDPPIIHGNLTCDTIFIQHNGLIKIGSVWHRLFVNVFPDANVQGKGRQHRGEQRNLHFFAPEYGAGEDDYAIDIFSFGICALEMAVLEIQANGDVAVSKEAIVNAGQSLEDPLMREFTQSCLHPDAKLRPTAHDLLFHRVLFEVHSLKLLAAHCLISNQYLLPENCVEERTKSFDPNAVMAEIKHEDRLGVQLKYSHVSPLELDKFLEDVKNGIYPLMNFASSRPHPVPRALSLSQEQVETVKTPTPEPQETESRKVIQMHCNLESNEEGTKTHMDDKLHRQLSCDILPTDTSKDLASELVHYAFINEEDIEKVAGFLEDAIKRHRLRALASGSTH
- the nrbp2b gene encoding nuclear receptor-binding protein 2b isoform X3, with product MTMSVPERKSGSEGKEEESEDESEILEESPCGRWQKRKEQVSQGNVPGVESASLAMDTEEGVEVVWNEVLFSDKKVFKAQEEKIKEMFENLMQVEHPNIVKFHKYWLDMKESQARVIFITEYMSSGSLKQFLKKTKKNHKTMNVKAWKRWCTQILSALSYLHSCDPPIIHGNLTCDTIFIQHNGLIKIGSVWHRLFVNVFPDANVQGKGRQHRGEQRNLHFFAPEYGAGEDDYAIDIFSFGICALEMAVLEIQANGDVAVSKEAIVNAGQSLEDPLMREFTQSCLHPDAKLRPTAHDLLFHRVLFEVHSLKLLAAHCLISNQYLLPENCVEERTKSFDPNAVMAEIKHEDRLGVQLKYSHVSPLELDKFLEDVKNGIYPLMNFASSRPHPVPRALSLSQEQVETVKTPTPEPQETESRKVIQMHCNLESNEEGTKTHLSLFLKMDDKLHRQLSCDILPTDTSKDLASELVHYAFINEEDIEKVAGFLEDAIKRHRLRALASGSTH